One Plasmodium cynomolgi strain B DNA, chromosome 12, whole genome shotgun sequence genomic region harbors:
- a CDS encoding hypothetical protein (putative), with translation MNVETSLSEEISFYNYLKNENINMCLLSLIYRDLSFLKNDQVKYVLMNLAFSKMKDSFFFSKVGEIQSSSNNGGSKNGSVLDPTRGNAHTNLILTFFTNTLLRNNFLQFLQNDYISSPHSTVNYTTRVNQTNVKNYIFYNLLISIVQLKESQAKWNDAIMTKKMQLFLWVEKNNTPVNELLVMKNYASHMNDFILNNVLFFTSHFVKNKINFTPNMYLYILNVYCDLFDMMRGLELYTEFVALCAMIDKLPAGITFELKNDTDHLRLKVKNAFYKNGGKGEAAAVEEEGDAHLRRILYVPYRHASRKTIERVAGEEIAAAGGGPILEQHTGATLGKHQMDDPGQAKDSRTDRGDSPSYVDSSVASTNAAMNAANNAANNASINAAINTATTAAINTATTAANAANNATPLGNPTEEPLTSRHVAAKAKKKSTIINKHDFTILIALSLFNEINDEFIVHIRQKEGIPSTSGIMVNSDDAIFEHIYKNHYEPFLRNSDLYINLVEKNYDPTTVEQLLNYFILFTHLSQLDVSDLCVLMNIMREINKLHPFIDFFIAKRVEEMLRERGIGGGEHSRSGLQSENKGKTYQFTDTYLDDYISRISDRGKTHHEGVVSSAQSDSESITQWEELPNIFSTSQRKNHFDDMNLHTHSLYAAGFEKYYHNYDICSSVVNLFLLLNPTSYTSRSIARFLPHVTLNQVNIFKINVDHFFVKGGNEKGKETISFSIPPLIREKEEGLGGLFNIFATQTRSRNWMENSEQEKSIVKNLTFPSDSDNTICSSTNPFVESVMNNTLHWEGSSLINDGRHPLEHNIIYKIIETRLKYNIEVKNYLSKREDENNEEIKNFLEKELLSLNQIANILHSISSINDDEKYMNLVTLALKDILLSKHEIVDIKTYRVITKILLNIRNVYQNIFSLLNIPT, from the exons aTGAATGTTGAAACATCCCTATCGGaagaaatttctttttataattatttaaaaaatgaaaatataaatatgtgtcTGTTGAGTTTAATATATCGAGATTTGtcttttcttaaaaatgacCAAGTCAAGTACGTCCTCATGAATTTAgccttttccaaaatgaaagattctttttttttctccaaagtAGGGGAAATCCAAAGCAGTAGCAACAATGGTGGAAGTAAAAACGGAAGTGTCCTCGACCCAACCAGGGGAAATGCACATACCAACTTAATTTTAACATTCTTCACGAACACCCTTTTGCGAAACAACTTCCTCCAGTTCCTGCAAAATGATTATATAAGCTCTCCACACAGCACTGTGAACTACACAACTAGGGTAAACCAAACCAACgtgaaaaattacattttttataatttgctCATCTCAATTGTTCAGCTGAAGGAGTCacaagcaaaatggaatgaTGCCATAATGACAAAGAAAATGCAGCTTTTTTTATGGgttgagaaaaataacactCCAGTAAATGAATTATTagtgatgaaaaattatgctAGTCATATGAACGATTTTATCCTAAataatgtccttttttttacctcccattttgtcaaaaataaaataaatttcacaCCTAATATGTACCTCTACATCCTCAATGTGTATTGCGATCTCTTCGATATGATGAGAGGCTTAGAGCTTTACACgg AATTCGTTGCTCTGTGCGCCATGATTGATAAGCTACCTGCAGGTATCACCTTCGAGCTGAAGAACGACACTGACCATTTGCGCcttaaagtgaaaaatgccttctacaaaaatgggggaaaggGCGAAGCAGCAGCTgtggaagaggaaggagacgCGCACTTGCGGCGTATTTTGTACGTCCCTTATAGACATGCGAGTAGGAAGACCATCGAACGGGTCGCAGGAGAAGAAATCGCTGCAGCGGGTGGGGGACCCATTTTGGAGCAGCACACCGGGGCAACTCTGGGCAAGCACCAAATGGACGACCCGGGTCAGGCGAAGGACAGCCGAACCGACAGAGGGGATTCACCAAGTTATGTGGACTCGTCCGTTGCCTCTACCAACGCTGCTATGAACGCTGCCAACAACGCTGCTAACAACGCCTCCATCAACGCTGCTATCAACACCGCCACCACCGCTGCTATCAACACCGCCACCACCGCTGCCAACGCCGCTAACAACGCCACCCCGCTAGGCAACCCAACGGAGGAACCGCTCACCAGCAGACACGTGGCCGCcaaagcgaagaaaaaatcgaccataataaataaacacgacttcaccattttgataGCCCTCTCCCTTTTCAACGAAATTAATGACGAGTTTATTGTCCACATCAGACAGAAAGAGGGGATCCCATCGACCAGTGGAATCATGGTCAACTCGGATGACGCGATATTCGagcatatttacaaaaatcaCTATGAACCCTTTCTGCGCAACTCCGACTTATACATAAACCttgtggagaaaaattacGACCCGACCACAGTAGAACAGCTACTAAACTATTTTATCCTATTCACACACTTAAGCCAATTGGATGTATCCGACCTGTGTGTCCTCATGAACATCATGAGGGAGATTAACAAATTGCATCCCTTCATCGATTTCTTCATTGCCAAGCGAGTTGAAGAAATGTTGAGGGAGAGAGGCATTGGAGGGGGTGAACACAGTCGTAGCGGTCTGCAGTCAGAGAACAAAGGGAAGACTTACCAATTTACGGACACCTACTTGGATGACTACATATCCAGAATTAGCgacaggggaaaaacacatCATGAAGGTGTAGTGTCATCTGCCCAAAGCGATAGTGAAAGCATCACCCAATGGGAGGAACTCCCAAACATATTCTCCACCTCACAAAGGAAGAACCATTTTGATGACATGAACCTTCACACACATTCGCTATATGCTGCCggctttgaaaaatattaccaCAACTATGACATCTGCAGCAGTGTAGTTAATCTCTTCCTGTTGCTAAACCCCACCAGCTACACAAGTCGCTCCATTGCGAGGTTCCTCCCACATGTCACTCTTAACCAggtgaacatttttaaaattaacgtggaccacttttttgtaaaaggaggaaatgaaaaggggaaagaaaccATAAGCTTTTCCATACCTCCCCTAAtaagggaaaaggaggaggggcTAGGGGGACTCTTCAACATTTTCGCAACCCAAACGAGGAGCAGAAACTGGATGGAAAATTCTGAGCAAGAAAAATCCATAGTCAAAAATCTGACCTTCCCTAGTGACAGTGATAATACCATTTGCAGTAGTACCAACCCCTTCGTTGAAAGCGTAATGAATAATACCCTCCACTGGGAAGGCAGCAGTCTCATAAATGACGGACGGCACCCCTTGGAACACAATATCATTTACAAGATAATCGAGACCAGACTTAAGTACAACAttgaagtgaaaaattacctttccaaaagggaggacgaaaataatgaagaaataaaaaattttctagaAAAGGAACTCCTGTCATTAAATCAAATTGCAAATATCCTTCATTCTATTAGCTCCATAAATGACGATGAAAAATACATGAACCTTGTGACTCTCGCATTAAAAGATATACTCCTGAGCAAACACGAAATTGTAGACATCAAAACATACCGTGTCATAACGAAAATTCTCCTCAACATAAGAAATGTgtaccaaaatattttttcccttctgaATATTCCTACTTAA
- a CDS encoding phosphatase 1 regulatory subunit (putative), whose translation MEYILSDQEIEREVQKNEAYYSVIELNDVLYLNNKLYRKIEALRGLHNLRTLYLNNNVLDRISGLDSCVNLIALYLNCNKISKIENLGCLTKLRILNLEDNNICVIENLENLPLLEDLNLSNNCLGSKDSAQVSNLCKNEKLTILNIQNNSIDEDILKDLSDLKDLSILYCMNNPMVMH comes from the exons ATGGAATACATCCTGAGCGACCAAGAAATTGAGAGGGAAGTCCAGAAAAACGAGGCCTATTATTCGGTCATCGAGCTGAACGATGTTCTGTACTTAAATAACAAGCTGTACCGGAAGATAGAAGCCTTGCGGGGCCTGCACAACTTGCGGACGCTCTACCTGAACAACAATG TCCTGGATAGGATTTCCGGACTGGACTCCTGTGTGAACCTTATTGCGTT GTACCTGAACTGCAACAAAATTTCGAAGATCGAGAACCTGGGCTGCCTAACCAAACTGCGCATTTTAAATCTGGAAGACAACAACATTTGCGTGATCGAAAATCTGG aAAATTTACCCCTTTTGGAGGATTTAAATCTGAGTAACAACTGCTTGGGGAGTAAAGACTCCGCACAGGTTTCTAActtgtgcaaaaatgagaagctCACCATTTTGAACATACAGAACAATAGCATCGACGAGGACATTTTAAAGGACCTCTCCGACTTGAAAgatttgtccattttgtatTGCATGAACAACCCGATGGTAATGCATTGA
- a CDS encoding cytidyltransferase domain containing protein (putative) has product MMRNEFLVNTIYNHGNLKKVLGLLRSLNKSNKLDLICQVCEKCNIEDDDETLRIFLNELSHISNDESVSSKLSENNRGGGGAGGAGCAGGAGGAGCAGGAGGNQSNVTLMNIGKHIGIVNRCNNNLLVDRSSNLYEEAKDLSGSLSNSSEEINEFDIDMNTANNEKNKATRIYVDGIFDLSHSGHFNAMRQAKQLGDVVVVGINSDEDALNSKGVMPIYTQEERGALIAGCKWVDEVIIGTKYNVSMELLGKYNCDYAAHGSDIAYDRNGNCCYEEVKKNNRLKIFERSYGISSTTIINHLLQAVNSANKSLPEGDAAIAAVGSGVMGSGVVGSGVVGSGVVGSGVVGSGVVGSGVVGSGVVGSAVVGSGVVSSMASSMASGGGNVASTNAPSRNAANLNPNNNEDGKASLLYSNGNCLNGTGEKSNLSKKCKTNSKEFEEETTVVEAAAVADNKIRPSESMSSLKHALGKNKCYVTASQLYQFMESHEKKTKKKVVYVDGSFDIFHIGHLKILENAKKLGDYLIVGMHSDEVVRRMKGKYFPVVSLLERTLNVLAMKVVDDVVIGAPWLISESFIKRFQIDIVVRGTVVDYFYSSNELDPYAVPKKLNIYQELSSESGITTFEIIERIEKNKKCLMSTMSKRKKKEDNIWKVNNTYVMN; this is encoded by the exons ATGATGAGGAACGAGTTTTTAGTTAACACAATTTACAACCATGGGAATTTGAAAAAGGTATTGGGGTTATTGAGAAGCCTAAATAAAAGCAACAAACTAGATTTGATATGCCAGGTGTGTGAAAAGTGTAACATAGAGGACGATGATGAGACCTTGCGAATATTTCTGAACGAATTGAGTCATATTAGCAATGACGAAAGTGTGAGTAGTAAGCTTAGTGAGAACAacaggggaggaggaggtgcTGGTGGTGCTGGTTGTGCTGGTGGTGCTGGTGGTGCTGGTTGTGCTGGTGGTGCTGGTGGCAACCAAAGTAATGTCACCCTGATGAATATTGGTAAACATATTGGAATTGTAAATAGGTGTAACAACAACCTTTTGGTGGACAGAAGTAGCAACTTgtatgaagaagcaaaggaCCTGAGTGGTTCCCTTTCCAATAGTTCAGAAGAAATTAACGAATTCGACATTGACATGAATACAGCtaataatgagaaaaataaagctaCAAGAATTTATGTCGATGGGATTTTTGATTTGTCTCATTCTGGTCATTTTAATGCCATGAGACAAGCGAAACAGTTAGGTGATGTTGTGGTTGTTGGAATCAACTCAGATGAGGATGCCCTAAACTCAAAGGGAGTTATGCCTATATATACTCAAGAAGAAAGGGGGGCATTGATAGCTGGGTGTAAGTGGGTCGACGAAGTTATTATAGGTACCAAATATAACGTCAGTATGGAACTGTTGGGGAAATATAATTGCGATTACGCTGCCCATGGTAGTGATATTGCATATGATCGGAATGGTAATTGTTGCTATGaggaggttaaaaaaaacaacaggttaaaaatatttgagcGAAGTTATGGGATTTCCAGCACGACAATAATTAACCATTTGTTGCAGGCGGTGAACAGTGCCAACAAGAGCCTGCCCGAGGGGGACGCAGCGATTGCCGCGGTGGGAAGTGGAGTGATGGGAAGTGGCGTTGTGGGAAGCGGCGTTGTGGGAAGCGGCGTTGTGGGAAGCGGCGTTGTGGGAAGCGGCGTTGTGGGAAGCGGCGTTGTGGGAAGCGGCGTTGTGGGAAGTGCCGTTGTAGGAAGCGGTGTGGTAAGCAGTATGGCAAGCAGCATGGCGAGCGGTGGAGGAAACGTCGCCAGCACGAACGCTCCTAGCAGGAATGCTGCCAACCTGAACCCCAACAACAATGAGGACGGCAAAGCGTCGCTCCTGTACAGTAATGGAAATTGCCTGAACGGTACAGGTGAAAAAAGTAACTtgagtaaaaaatgtaaaacgaATTCGAAAGAATTCGAAGAAGAAACCACTGTCGTGGAAGCAGCGGCCGTGGCAGACAACAAAATTAGGCCATCCGAGTCCATGTCCAGTTTAAAACATGCCTtaggcaaaaataaatgttacgTAACAGCATCTCAGTTGTATCAATTCATGGAAagccatgaaaaaaaaacaaaaaaaaaagtagtatATGTGGATGGCTCGTTTGATATCTTTCACATtggtcatttaaaaatattagagAATGCCAAAAAGTTAGGCGATTACTTGATTGTAGGGATGCACTCCGACGAGGTCGTGCGGAGGATGAAAGGGAAGTACTTCCCCGTCGTGTCCCTACTGGAGAGGACTTTAAATGTGTTAGCCATGAAGGTTGTGGACGACGTAGTCATAGGAGCCCCATGGCTCATCAGTGAGAGCTTCATTAAGCGCTTCCAGATTGACATTGTGGTTAGGGGCACCGTTgttgattatttttactccAGCAACGAGTTGGACCCGTATGCCGTTCCGAAGAAGTTGAACATATACCAGGAGCTCTCCTCGGAATCG GGCATCACCACCTTCGAAATTATTGAACGAAtcgagaaaaacaaaaagtgcCTGATGAGTACCATGTCGAAGAG aaagaagaaggaggataACATCTGGAAGGTGAACAATACGTACGTTATGAATTAA